A genomic region of Ignavibacteria bacterium contains the following coding sequences:
- the pgeF gene encoding peptidoglycan editing factor PgeF: protein MEIIKPKIFSQFKNLVFGFSTIKGGVSPSPYNLNLGLSVGDKKENVEKNRILFFDELNITADRVNYQKQIHSDIVKKIDKPGFAGECDATFTDKKNIFLTVSVADCVSVFLYEPNHNIIAGIHSGWKGTSLNIVGKAISEIKSSFNSQIHDFTFHCYIAPCISQGKFEVDKDVADLFPEEYVKYDKEKNKYFPDLKGIVLAQLIGGGVKKENIEASELCTFSEPGLLHSYRRDRDKSGRMYGVIGTIDN from the coding sequence TTGGAAATCATAAAACCAAAAATATTTTCACAGTTTAAGAATCTTGTTTTTGGGTTCTCAACCATTAAAGGAGGCGTAAGTCCTTCTCCTTATAATCTGAATCTTGGTCTATCTGTCGGGGATAAAAAGGAGAATGTTGAAAAAAACCGGATATTATTTTTTGATGAACTGAACATTACGGCAGACAGAGTTAATTATCAGAAACAGATTCATTCAGATATCGTAAAGAAAATAGATAAACCCGGATTTGCCGGCGAGTGCGATGCAACGTTCACGGATAAGAAAAATATTTTTTTAACCGTAAGTGTTGCTGATTGCGTGTCGGTGTTTTTGTATGAACCAAATCATAATATTATAGCAGGGATACATTCGGGATGGAAAGGGACTTCACTCAATATTGTTGGAAAAGCAATCAGTGAAATTAAATCTTCTTTTAATTCACAAATTCACGATTTCACATTTCACTGTTATATTGCTCCGTGCATTTCACAGGGAAAGTTTGAGGTTGATAAAGACGTTGCGGATTTATTTCCGGAAGAATATGTAAAGTATGATAAAGAAAAAAATAAGTATTTTCCTGATTTGAAAGGAATTGTTTTAGCTCAATTGATTGGAGGCGGAGTTAAAAAAGAAAACATTGAGGCATCGGAGCTTTGCACGTTTTCCGAACCCGGGCTGCTGCATTCATATAGAAGAGACAGAGATAAATCAGGAAGAATGTATGGAGTGATAGGGACAATTGACAATTAG
- a CDS encoding site-2 protease family protein gives MSPDHNHEQNHELNPEKKMELFFTREDNAFIRSKPKYWLHILLFVTTFFSLMFAGTAWANVSPYELSNLSKGLLYAVLIMSIITAHEFGHYIAARIHKIDVTLPFYIPFPFIEFNPFGTMGAVIRIKSMIRSRKALFDMAVAGPIAGFVVTIIVLIIGFTTLPGIEYIYQIHPEYRTTGIPTSGNFSFGYNILFWSFEKIFTSSPTVFMPPMNEVYHYPFLCAGWFGLLITALNMLPVGQLDGGHISYAMFGSKSKFVAYITFGLLVFFGLLGLPDLLQALGVLPPLGFDISIGSVGWLIWALLIYFVIKIIHPPIVQDFNAPLGTTRVLLGWFSYFIFIVSFCPVPLT, from the coding sequence ATGAGCCCTGACCACAATCATGAACAGAATCACGAACTGAATCCCGAAAAAAAGATGGAGCTTTTCTTCACGCGTGAAGATAATGCTTTCATACGCTCCAAACCGAAATATTGGCTTCACATTTTGCTTTTTGTTACAACTTTTTTTTCTTTAATGTTTGCAGGAACCGCATGGGCAAACGTGAGCCCATATGAGCTCTCTAATTTATCCAAAGGACTTTTATATGCGGTTCTCATTATGAGCATAATTACCGCTCATGAATTCGGACATTATATTGCCGCAAGAATCCACAAGATAGATGTTACACTTCCATTTTACATTCCATTCCCATTCATTGAATTCAATCCCTTCGGGACAATGGGTGCTGTCATAAGAATTAAATCAATGATTCGTTCGCGCAAAGCATTGTTTGACATGGCTGTTGCAGGTCCCATAGCGGGATTTGTAGTCACGATTATTGTTTTAATAATAGGCTTCACAACGTTACCAGGCATTGAATATATTTATCAGATTCATCCCGAATACAGAACCACAGGAATTCCGACTTCCGGAAATTTTTCATTCGGTTATAATATTCTATTCTGGTCATTCGAAAAAATCTTTACCTCTTCACCAACAGTCTTTATGCCCCCGATGAATGAAGTTTATCACTATCCGTTTTTGTGTGCAGGATGGTTTGGTTTGTTAATCACTGCACTTAATATGCTTCCCGTCGGACAGCTTGACGGAGGTCATATTTCATACGCTATGTTCGGCAGCAAAAGCAAGTTTGTTGCTTACATAACATTTGGATTGCTTGTCTTTTTCGGATTGCTTGGATTGCCCGACTTACTTCAGGCATTAGGAGTGCTGCCCCCGCTTGGATTTGATATCTCAATTGGTTCCGTGGGATGGTTAATATGGGCTTTACTGATTTATTTCGTAATTAAAATCATACATCCCCCGATTGTTCAGGATTTCAATGCTCCGCTCGGAACAACCCGTGTTTTACTCGGTTGGTTTTCTTATTTTATATTTATAGTAAGTTTTTGTCCCGTCCCGCTTACATAA
- a CDS encoding CPBP family intramembrane glutamic endopeptidase, translated as MEENFQHQEIKVKQAPLANLNPIFFIILTFFVVFITYVVIGGVLSALISGGDLTEIKDLQLTRLTIPFTQFMFLFLPAIALSYLQGNEFKIFFRLNAPKKDVFVYSLIGIACIQPTLPLYVMVQDKVLSSIPGINKVYYVVKDLYESIDKYMLNIVSSYSISELLLVIFIIAVTPAICEEFLFRGLILKNLERIASKAVSIIICGILFGLFHFQLLNAIPLIVLGIYLSLVVICTNSLYTAIICHFISNCFAALQVYIYGRENFTGDFTTDETTTTILLGIPSLILSCICIYFIIKFRYKKPLIIQESTENLV; from the coding sequence TTGGAAGAGAATTTTCAGCATCAGGAAATAAAAGTTAAGCAAGCGCCGTTAGCAAATCTTAATCCTATATTTTTTATAATACTGACTTTTTTTGTTGTGTTTATCACATACGTTGTGATTGGAGGGGTTTTAAGTGCTTTAATATCGGGCGGTGACTTAACCGAAATTAAGGATTTACAACTTACAAGGTTAACAATCCCGTTCACACAGTTTATGTTTCTTTTTCTTCCGGCAATAGCATTAAGTTATTTACAGGGAAATGAGTTTAAAATTTTTTTCCGGTTGAATGCACCGAAAAAAGATGTTTTTGTATACAGCCTAATTGGAATTGCTTGTATTCAGCCGACTTTACCTCTTTATGTGATGGTTCAAGATAAAGTTTTGTCTTCCATTCCCGGTATAAATAAGGTTTATTATGTTGTAAAGGATTTATATGAAAGCATTGATAAGTATATGCTTAATATTGTTTCGTCATATTCCATTAGTGAACTGTTGTTGGTAATTTTTATTATTGCAGTTACTCCTGCAATCTGTGAAGAATTTTTATTCCGTGGACTTATTCTGAAAAATCTTGAGAGAATAGCTTCAAAAGCAGTTTCTATTATAATATGCGGTATTTTGTTCGGACTTTTTCATTTTCAGCTACTGAATGCAATTCCATTAATAGTATTGGGAATTTATTTGTCATTAGTTGTTATCTGCACGAATAGTTTATACACGGCGATAATATGCCATTTTATATCAAATTGTTTTGCGGCATTGCAAGTATATATATACGGCAGAGAAAATTTTACGGGTGATTTTACGACGGATGAAACAACAACGACCATTTTATTGGGTATACCTTCATTAATTTTATCGTGTATTTGTATTTATTTTATAATAAAGTTTCGTTACAAAAAACCATTAATTATTCAGGAATCAACAGAAAACCTTGTCTAA
- a CDS encoding phosphatidate cytidylyltransferase encodes MSNTLTRVIVGIIAIPIFLFIIYQGGIYFFILSLLISGIALWEFYSMFQLKGYNVFKFTMIGVSLCSMILYYYNGIPVYYFFILIVFLSIVFEILRGKGLNPFNVFISLFGFSYIALPFMFMNVIVNTPGFNYLIFIIILVWVCDTFAYFGGKMFGKHQLSSISPKKTIEGSVIGFIFTIIFALIFYFAAPEVTFMKALIIGILVGIFSQVGDLFESLLKRYCGVKDSSHIIPGHGGVLDRFDSLIFIIPIIYLYVNLL; translated from the coding sequence TTGTCTAATACATTAACAAGAGTAATCGTCGGCATTATAGCAATTCCCATTTTTCTTTTTATAATTTATCAGGGTGGAATTTATTTTTTTATTTTATCGCTTTTGATTTCGGGAATTGCATTATGGGAATTTTATTCAATGTTCCAGCTGAAGGGATATAACGTATTTAAGTTTACAATGATTGGCGTATCATTGTGCTCGATGATACTTTATTATTATAATGGTATTCCTGTGTATTATTTTTTCATACTTATAGTTTTTTTATCAATTGTTTTTGAAATATTGAGAGGCAAAGGATTAAACCCATTCAATGTATTTATATCTCTATTTGGGTTCAGTTATATCGCTCTTCCGTTTATGTTCATGAATGTTATAGTGAACACTCCGGGTTTTAATTATTTAATTTTTATAATCATTCTCGTCTGGGTATGTGATACGTTTGCTTATTTCGGCGGGAAAATGTTTGGCAAACATCAGCTTTCCTCAATCAGTCCGAAAAAAACGATTGAAGGTTCGGTGATTGGATTTATCTTTACCATAATTTTTGCTCTCATTTTTTATTTTGCAGCTCCTGAAGTGACATTTATGAAAGCATTGATAATTGGGATTTTAGTAGGGATATTTTCCCAGGTGGGTGATTTGTTTGAATCGCTTTTGAAACGATATTGCGGGGTTAAGGATTCGTCGCATATTATACCGGGACATGGGGGCGTTCTGGACAGGTTTGATTCTTTAATTTTTATTATTCCCATAATATATTTATATGTTAATTTATTATAA
- a CDS encoding thioredoxin family protein: MALRYSNLNNLGSPIIDFSLKGTDGNIYSLSDFTNKNVIIIAFICNHCPYVKAVVKRLSELQKKYAGKGVQLIAINPNDPAIYPEDSFDKMIEFARKHDFTFPYLVDDTQETAKKYDAICTPDIYVYDKERRLKYRGRLDDNWKEEEKVMERDLEKAINYLLEGKEIDFEQVPSMGCSIKWK, from the coding sequence ATGGCACTCCGATACAGCAATCTTAATAATCTTGGCTCTCCGATTATTGATTTTTCTCTTAAGGGAACTGACGGGAATATTTATTCACTATCCGATTTCACGAATAAGAATGTCATCATTATTGCATTCATCTGCAATCATTGTCCGTATGTGAAAGCGGTTGTAAAACGCCTGTCAGAGCTTCAGAAGAAATATGCAGGCAAAGGAGTCCAGCTGATTGCAATAAATCCCAACGACCCGGCAATCTATCCTGAAGATTCTTTTGATAAGATGATTGAGTTTGCAAGGAAGCACGACTTCACTTTTCCTTATCTTGTCGATGATACTCAGGAAACTGCAAAGAAGTATGATGCAATATGCACTCCTGATATTTATGTGTATGATAAAGAACGCAGGTTAAAATACCGCGGAAGGCTTGATGATAACTGGAAAGAAGAAGAGAAAGTAATGGAGCGCGATTTAGAGAAAGCAATAAATTATCTTCTTGAGGGAAAAGAAATCGATTTCGAACAAGTGCCTTCGATGGGTTGTTCGATTAAATGGAAATAA
- a CDS encoding 2,3-bisphosphoglycerate-dependent phosphoglycerate mutase: protein MPNLVIVRHGQSQWNLENKFTGWIDIDLSPKGIEEANKASERLKDYKFDVAYTSDLVRAQRTLDIILKNINQDNIPISKDKALNERMYGDLQGLNKDETRQKFGDEQVKIWRRSYDIAPPNGESLKDTAARVIPYYEKYIKPDLLAGRNVIISAHGNSLRALMMYLENMSKEKILETEIPTGHPILYKLDDKLNILEKKEL from the coding sequence ATGCCAAATCTTGTAATAGTCCGTCACGGACAGTCGCAATGGAATCTTGAAAATAAATTCACCGGGTGGATTGACATTGACCTTTCGCCAAAGGGTATTGAAGAAGCTAATAAAGCGAGCGAGAGATTGAAGGATTATAAATTCGATGTTGCTTATACGTCGGATTTAGTGCGCGCACAAAGAACGCTCGACATAATTCTGAAAAATATTAATCAGGACAATATTCCCATTTCCAAAGATAAGGCTCTTAATGAAAGAATGTATGGTGATTTGCAGGGACTTAACAAAGACGAGACCAGACAAAAATTCGGTGATGAGCAGGTGAAAATCTGGAGAAGAAGCTATGACATCGCTCCTCCAAACGGGGAGAGTCTGAAAGACACTGCAGCAAGGGTTATTCCTTATTATGAAAAATACATTAAACCAGATTTGCTGGCGGGGAGAAATGTAATTATATCCGCACACGGCAACAGCTTGCGGGCATTGATGATGTATCTTGAAAATATGTCGAAAGAAAAAATTCTTGAAACTGAAATCCCGACGGGACACCCGATTTTATACAAGCTTGATGATAAATTAAACATTCTTGAGAAAAAAGAATTGTAA
- a CDS encoding HAD-IA family hydrolase, translating to MAQAKIKNIIFDLGNTLIYYDFYYFYNGVAQLERRLNVNKFVKHITEQKLDRDLFTGRINHKQFFKILKKKFNLKIGFKDFIYLYSDIFWENAQMLKLLEKLLEEKNYKVFLLSNTDSAHYNFIANNYPIIKLIKNRILSYKIKMVKPEKKIFKYVMNKYGLKPKETILIDDVKENILSASKCGIKTIHYKSHKKFQRELNKLLK from the coding sequence TTGGCTCAGGCAAAAATAAAAAATATAATTTTTGATTTAGGCAATACTCTTATATATTATGATTTTTATTATTTTTATAACGGAGTTGCGCAGCTCGAGAGAAGATTAAATGTTAACAAGTTTGTAAAGCACATCACTGAACAAAAACTTGACCGTGATTTATTTACCGGTCGAATCAACCACAAGCAATTCTTCAAAATACTTAAAAAGAAATTTAATTTAAAAATCGGATTTAAAGATTTTATTTATTTGTATTCGGATATTTTCTGGGAAAATGCCCAGATGCTGAAGTTACTTGAGAAGCTTCTTGAGGAAAAAAATTATAAAGTTTTTTTATTGTCTAATACGGATTCCGCACATTATAATTTTATAGCTAATAATTACCCGATTATAAAATTAATTAAAAACAGGATTTTATCCTATAAAATCAAAATGGTGAAGCCGGAAAAGAAAATTTTTAAATATGTTATGAACAAATATGGGCTGAAACCAAAGGAGACGATTTTAATCGACGACGTTAAAGAAAACATTTTATCCGCATCAAAATGCGGAATAAAGACCATTCATTATAAATCCCACAAAAAATTCCAGAGAGAACTGAATAAGCTGTTGAAGTAA
- a CDS encoding YCF48-related protein, with protein MKKIILFIICAFYTNVTAQSSWQIMQAHSTDNKMFSIPESSITYIIGAKDFILKSTNNGINWITLSTADIDGSYTSISFINSETGWITSSSTPNNILQKTTNGGINWSIVNLGSLQYVLSAKLINENTGFVIKQFPSQVYKTSNNGANWILVNLPFSTFMFYALTDQILYCYQSDPIKLARSTNSGQSWDTIYSANGQLTVEQINFLNNNTGWIIGQIGVSGSYNALYTTNGGTNWNGQLISSSNSQLKQINFLNNLTFYLTRNSFLWKSTNSGINWLQHSSLSVVDLVYIKNPNLMLGVDNYGLGGIYKSTDEGLNWTSYFNTSDYEFRALYFLNDQTGWICGRENAIYKTVDGAQTLTRVEVNPTGSSFLNSMDFINSQFGWAVGGLSGVNEVFRTENAGLNWQLQNFPTNDYESIWKIKFTNTTTGFIISRNEANQAGKIYRTTNFGDNWMSPTVLSQFNPSGICKSGTNTMWVCGGYIFNNTGKICKTINNGDNWILTHTFSNSYLYDIEFINENTGFAGGKSGVDGLLLKTTDGGDSWINITPPNTGDIHSIEVKNDGYLFVLSEPHSDPTMGKEKFKISLDFGNTWKPAQQKLVGEYFSAYFSSSNTGYIVGEGGLIIKTTNRGITYANIISENIPETYSLLQNYPNPFNPSTKIKFEIPLKSKISILIYDITGKQIAKVIDNEIFESGTYETEFNATGFASGIYFYKLISDRFTQTKRMVLIK; from the coding sequence ATGAAAAAAATAATACTATTTATTATTTGTGCGTTTTATACAAATGTTACCGCTCAAAGTAGTTGGCAAATAATGCAAGCCCATTCTACTGATAATAAAATGTTTTCAATTCCCGAATCTTCTATAACATATATTATTGGCGCAAAGGATTTTATTTTAAAGTCAACAAATAACGGTATTAATTGGATAACTTTAAGTACGGCTGATATTGACGGTTCATACACTTCCATTTCCTTTATTAATTCTGAAACGGGATGGATTACTTCATCATCAACCCCTAATAACATATTGCAAAAAACTACAAATGGAGGAATTAATTGGTCAATAGTTAATTTGGGTTCATTGCAATATGTTCTTTCTGCTAAATTAATTAATGAAAACACAGGGTTTGTAATAAAACAGTTTCCCTCGCAAGTATATAAAACATCTAATAATGGTGCAAATTGGATTTTAGTCAATCTCCCTTTTTCGACTTTTATGTTCTATGCTTTAACAGATCAAATTCTTTATTGTTATCAATCTGATCCTATAAAACTGGCGCGAAGTACAAACAGTGGTCAATCCTGGGATACAATTTATTCAGCAAATGGACAATTAACTGTGGAACAAATAAATTTCTTAAATAACAATACAGGCTGGATTATTGGACAGATTGGAGTTAGTGGTTCATATAATGCTCTATATACTACAAATGGAGGTACTAATTGGAATGGACAACTAATCTCATCTTCAAACTCGCAATTAAAACAAATTAACTTTCTCAATAATTTAACATTTTATTTAACCCGTAATTCCTTCTTATGGAAATCTACGAATAGCGGAATAAATTGGCTTCAACACTCTTCTCTTTCCGTTGTTGACTTAGTATATATTAAAAATCCTAACTTAATGCTTGGAGTTGATAATTATGGTTTAGGTGGGATCTATAAATCAACTGATGAAGGTTTAAATTGGACTTCATACTTTAATACTTCTGATTATGAATTTAGAGCTCTATATTTTTTAAATGACCAAACAGGATGGATTTGTGGGCGAGAAAATGCTATTTATAAAACGGTAGATGGTGCCCAAACTTTAACAAGGGTTGAAGTAAATCCAACAGGTTCAAGTTTTTTAAACTCAATGGATTTTATAAACAGCCAGTTTGGGTGGGCTGTTGGTGGTTTATCGGGTGTTAATGAAGTTTTTAGAACTGAAAACGCTGGTTTAAATTGGCAGTTGCAGAATTTTCCAACAAATGACTATGAATCAATTTGGAAGATTAAATTTACAAACACTACAACCGGCTTCATCATAAGTCGAAACGAAGCAAATCAAGCAGGAAAAATTTATAGAACTACTAATTTTGGTGATAATTGGATGTCTCCAACTGTGTTATCTCAATTTAATCCTTCCGGAATTTGTAAAAGTGGAACAAATACAATGTGGGTTTGCGGTGGATATATATTTAATAATACTGGAAAAATATGTAAAACAATAAATAATGGAGATAACTGGATATTAACTCATACATTTTCAAATTCTTACTTGTATGACATTGAATTTATTAATGAGAATACCGGTTTTGCGGGAGGAAAAAGCGGTGTTGATGGTTTGCTTTTAAAAACAACAGATGGAGGTGATTCTTGGATTAATATTACACCTCCGAATACAGGGGATATTCATTCTATTGAAGTAAAAAATGATGGATATTTATTTGTATTATCCGAACCACATTCCGACCCAACAATGGGTAAAGAAAAATTTAAGATTTCATTAGATTTTGGAAATACGTGGAAACCAGCACAACAAAAATTAGTTGGAGAATATTTTTCTGCATATTTTTCGTCTTCAAATACTGGCTATATCGTGGGAGAAGGAGGTCTTATAATTAAAACAACAAATAGAGGTATTACTTATGCTAATATAATATCTGAAAATATTCCTGAAACTTATTCGCTTCTTCAAAATTACCCTAACCCTTTTAATCCGTCAACAAAAATTAAATTCGAAATTCCACTAAAATCAAAAATTTCAATATTAATTTATGATATAACTGGAAAACAAATTGCAAAAGTAATTGATAATGAGATCTTTGAATCTGGAACTTATGAGACTGAATTTAATGCTACTGGATTTGCAAGTGGAATATATTTTTATAAATTAATTTCAGATAGGTTTACTCAAACAAAAAGAATGGTTCTGATAAAATAA
- a CDS encoding T9SS type A sorting domain-containing protein, translated as MKTIILAGILFIILSINTNAQSGGEWHQTLNGRNVWSLTIHPPGGNTIYAGGLTGANSRIWKSTNEGLSWDTIYIGSGQTMWEIAFDANNSMYVANYSTGVLKSTNAGQTFTIIDASNFSNKNVQGIKCGPNNHVYATTSTGFFRSTNGGANWTESATMVGLNCLPLLVDKDSANIIYVGVSSGAGTGIGVYRSTDFGVTFSANLNPNKNGYNLTQTPNGNLYMVTTTAPYNFDKSTNKGLTWTTVSNTPSAMRGLTSTAVTIPAFLFTGGNNGVFISQNDGVNWSNYGAFTISTTPLAAKNNRIFAGTSGSANGGVWWAHIPLVNIEQISNSIPDKFLLKQNYPNPFNPSTSIEFKIAKSSFTSLKVYDVNGKEVSELINQNLSAGTYKIDFNAGNFSSGIYFYTLKTNNFQETKRMVLIK; from the coding sequence ATGAAAACAATTATACTCGCTGGAATTCTATTCATAATTTTATCAATAAATACAAATGCTCAAAGCGGAGGCGAATGGCATCAGACACTTAACGGACGAAATGTATGGTCGCTTACTATTCATCCACCCGGTGGAAATACAATTTATGCGGGCGGATTAACCGGAGCAAATTCAAGAATATGGAAATCAACAAATGAGGGTTTAAGCTGGGATACGATTTACATCGGTTCAGGACAAACAATGTGGGAAATTGCTTTCGATGCAAACAATAGCATGTACGTAGCCAATTATTCAACGGGTGTCTTGAAATCAACGAACGCAGGACAAACTTTTACGATTATTGATGCTTCAAACTTTTCCAATAAAAATGTTCAGGGTATAAAATGTGGACCGAACAATCACGTTTATGCAACCACATCAACAGGGTTTTTCAGAAGCACAAACGGCGGAGCTAACTGGACAGAAAGCGCAACAATGGTCGGGTTAAATTGCCTTCCTCTTCTCGTCGATAAGGACAGTGCAAACATAATTTATGTGGGTGTCTCATCCGGTGCGGGAACTGGTATTGGAGTTTACCGTTCGACTGATTTTGGTGTAACCTTCAGTGCAAACCTTAACCCGAATAAAAACGGATATAATTTAACCCAAACTCCAAACGGAAACTTATACATGGTTACAACAACAGCCCCGTATAATTTTGACAAATCTACAAATAAAGGTCTCACTTGGACAACAGTTTCCAATACTCCCTCTGCAATGAGAGGGCTAACAAGTACGGCTGTTACAATACCGGCATTTTTATTTACCGGTGGGAATAATGGTGTTTTCATTTCGCAAAACGATGGAGTTAACTGGTCAAATTATGGCGCATTTACAATTTCAACAACACCATTAGCTGCAAAAAATAATAGAATTTTTGCAGGAACATCCGGCAGTGCAAACGGTGGTGTCTGGTGGGCGCATATTCCTTTAGTTAATATAGAACAAATCTCAAATTCTATTCCTGATAAATTTTTACTAAAACAAAATTATCCGAATCCTTTTAATCCTTCAACGAGCATTGAATTTAAAATTGCCAAATCAAGCTTCACAAGCTTGAAAGTGTATGATGTAAACGGGAAAGAAGTTTCTGAATTGATAAATCAAAATTTATCCGCCGGAACTTATAAAATTGATTTTAACGCAGGAAACTTTTCAAGCGGAATATATTTTTACACTTTAAAGACAAATAATTTTCAGGAAACAAAAAGAATGGTGTTAATAAAATAA